The Corvus cornix cornix isolate S_Up_H32 chromosome 26, ASM73873v5, whole genome shotgun sequence nucleotide sequence GGGGGAGCGGTTACTGGAAGGACTGGGGATTACTCGGAGTACTTGTGGGTTACTGGGAGGACTGGAATGGGGTCTGGGTGCACTGTGGGGTTACTGGGAATACCGAGGCGTCTCTGGAGCACTGAAATGGGGACTGGTCACACACGGCTGAGcgcaccagcagctcctgcgcggacggggcggcggcagcgctgGGGCTCATCGCTGCTGCTGGGCGGGCACTGGGCCGGCACTCGGCCATACTGGGCCATACTGGGGCTGCACACGCACCTCCCCCAATAGGCGCTCGATTGAGGCCGCCTGCTCCTCAGGGTCCGCGTCGGGCGGGTCGGCGCTCGGCTGGCCGTGCCTGTCGGCCGCTTCCGCTGTCGCGTTGGCGCCGCGGGGGCCCGGGGGGGTCCGGGGCCGCCATGACCAACGGTGGGAACGGGGCCCGGGACAACCGAGGGGGCAACCGAGGGGGCCCTGGGGAGAGCCGGGGGCCGGCATAGCCCATGCTGGGAACGCGGGAGCGAGGGGCTGTGGGGCGACGGGAGGGCCGGGGGGCCGCCATGACTGGTTGTGGGAACTGGGGAACGGAGGGGCCCGGGGAGTCCGGGCGGATCCGAATGGGTCCGGGGCCTCAAAGACTAacgggggagggaggggggggggaacGGGGCTTTGGGGGTTCCGAAGGCGGGGGGGCTGACGGGGCGCTGTGGGGAGAGCGCTGTGGGGAGAGCGCTGAGGTGccggggggggaggggggggctggatggggctgagGTGGGGGAGGACTGGGAGGAACTTTTGGGAGGCGATTGGAGACCGTGTCCCTTTGGGGGCGGGGTACGGGGTGGCCTGAGTGTCTTCGGGAGGGACACTGGGAAGTCTGTGTCCCTTTCCGGGGGCATCCTGGGAAGTCTGCATCCCCCCAtaggggcagagctgggaggttGTTCTCATGGAGTGTGGGGGTCCCCTTGGagggggctgagcagggacccGCAGTGCCCCCTGACCCCCCCCGACCTCCCTCCCCGCAGTTTACTCCCTGGACGGGCTCCTGGTGTTCGGGCTGCTACTGGTTTGCACTTGTGCGTACCTGCGGAAGGTGCCCCGACTGCGCACCTGGCTCCTGTCCGAGCGCAGGGGGGTCTGGGGAGTCTGCCACAAGGGTgagggacactggggacactggggttTGGCGCAGGGGTGCTGGGAAGACTGGGATGGGGGCACTTGGAACACTGTGAGCGCTGAGAACGCTGGGGCACAGGGTGGGGgcactgggaacactgggatCTGGGATGAAGACATTGGGAATACTGGGAGTTGGGATGGGATCCTGGGGTCTGGGATGGGGTACTGGGAACACTGGGGTACAGGATGGGGATGCTGCGATCACTGAGTTCGGGTCTGGGACGGGGGCATTGGGTCCAGGATGGGAGCACTGGCTtctgggatggggacacaggGGTCTGGGGTGGGGACACAGGGATTGGGAATAGGAACAGTGGGTCTGGGATGGGCTCACAGGGAATCTGGGATGGGAACATGGAGTCTGGGATGGGCTCACGGGGATTCAGGATGGATctgggatggggacacgggGTCTCACCCCACTCCGTCctacctgcagctgctgtgattGGGACCCGCCTGCACGTGGCTGTGTCTGTGTCCTGTCTTCTCATGGCCTTCTACGTCCTTGTGGGGAAGTGACCACTTGGAGGCCTGCCAGTGACCTGAGAGAGACCCTGGGACTGACAAGAGATCCTATGACTGATTCCAGAGACCCCAGTATGGACCAGAGACCCCGGTACTGACCCCAGTGTCCCAGTACCAACCAGAGACCCCACTGCTGACCCTGGAGACCCTGATACCGACCCTGGAGACCCCAGTACTGACCCTGAACCACCCCAGGTCCTgcccctggcagcagcctgtATCCTGCGTGTGGCAGCCTGGGGACCATCATGGCCCATCACCCTCCTCGAACCCACCGGGGGCAACTGTGGGGGCCACCAGGGCACCTTTAGACTGTTGGAAAAGGATTTCCTGTTAATCCTGTGGAGAAGTGGGTGAAGGGACCCCTGTGGCTGGGGGACCCAGCTCTGCCCCGTGAGCCCTTTCTCTTGATGCCGAGCAGGGTCCTGGTGGTGGGACCATGGCAGACTGTGGGGCCCACACAGGGCCCCCCGCATCAGTGGGATCTTCCCACGCCCCTGCAGCATGAGGGCCCTTAGGGGGGTCTCCCTCTGCAGTGGGGGGCTGTGACCCCCCCCGGGTTGTAAATACTGGACCGCCACATGCAAATAAAGTGGGGGTTCCTCTGTGGCAGCACTGGCtttgggggtgctgtggggcGGGGCAGGCCTCCTGGGGGGTTTTGGAGGGGTCCTGTGGGGCTGGTGCCATGCCAGGGAGGTGCTGTGGGGATGTTTCCTGCAGGGTGGGGGTTCCTCTGGGAAAGGGGGGTTCTGTGAGGCTGCTGCCCTGTCCGAGGGTGCTGTGGTGTGGGTCCcattgtgtgcatgtgtgtgtgtgtgtgtgtgtgtgtgtgaggaggTCCTTGGAGGCTGGCTCCTGTGGGTTGGAGGGCTCCCATGGTTATGGGGGTCCTGGGGTGGGGAGGATTTGTGCAAATAAAGCGTGGACTCCCCTGTGGGTGCCCTGGCGGAGCTGTGGGGTGCAAAATTGCTGAGTGGAGCCTCCTGGCCCGGCGGTGCCGTTCCTGGTGGGGGTGCCGGCGGTGCCGTCCCCGGTGGGGGTGCCCGGTGGGGGTGCCCGGTGGGGGTTCCCGGCGGTGCTGTTCCCGGTGGGGGTGCCCGGTGGGGGTTCCCGGCGGTGCCCGTGGGGCGCGGGGAGGGTGCAGGGCGCTCCTCCGGCCGGCGGGGGCGCCACGGCGCCGCCTCGCCTTCCCGTCGTGCTCCGCGGCCGCGCTGTACAAAGGGCAGGACCGGAAGTGGCGGCGGTGGCGCGGGTGTGGGCGCGCGTGTGTGTCGGGTGTGCGCGCGTGTGTGTCGGGTGCGTGTCTGTGTGCGCGCTTGTGCGTGTGtttgtgtggtgtgtgtgtgtgtgtgtgtgtggggtgtgCGTGGCTGAGgcgccccctcccctccccctaCACGTTGATCTTATTCGAtcggccgggccccgccgggccgAGGTGAGAAGAAGACGCCGCGAAGCCCCCGGGCGCTGTGCGGCAGGGCCGGGCGGGATGAGTCGATCAGATAGGCGAGGCCGCGGCCGCTGAGCGCCCTGCGATTCTGACCCGCGCCCTCGTccgcagccccggggccgccACAGTCCCGGCCCGGGCCGTGTGGGGAGGCGGCAAGTGCGCCCGGTACCAGGCTCCGTGCGGGCtttgcaggggctgctgcagcccggCGGGCCTTGCACGCTCCGTGCCACGCTGGGAGTCGTTCGCCGGGCTTTGCAGTTGTGTGCGGCACAAAGGCTCTGCACGGGGCTCTGCTGGCACCTTGCCAAGTGTGTGAGTTGGGCACGGGCCCTGCTAGCCCCGCAGGGCACTGGGGACTCTGACGAGACCTGTGAGTCCCGTGCAACATGTTGTGTGTGACACCACAAGCGTGGCCTCTCTGTTTTATTGGGTGTGTGGTGATGGGCACAGCCGTGGTGGTGACAAGACGATGGCCACAAGGGGACAACCACGGTGATGACTGGGGGATGGCCGTGGTAACAAGAAGGACAGCCATGGTGCTGACAAAGCTGTGATGGTAACCAGGGGACAGCCACGGTGGAGACGAGGACCATGCTGGTAATAAGAGGACAGCCGTGGTGATAACAGGAGGACAACTGTGGTAGTAGCAAGAGGATGTCCATGGTGGTGACAAGGGGACAGTGGGGTGGTGACCAAGGGGTGACACAGTGGTGACAAGAGGATACCCACAGAGGTGAAAAGGGGACAGCTGGGGTGGTGGCAAGGCCATGGCGGTGATGAGGGGACAACAGTAATTCTGGCACTactgggagaagcagctgtggTGGCTGCTGATGGTGGCCCTGCTGTGAGGACACTCAGAGAGGGGGCTCACCAGCTTAATGGTGCCTGGCAGGCTTCATCTGCCAAGGTGACACTGCAGATGCTGTGGGGCACGGCCACCCCATGCCACTGTCTCCAGCTGTGGCCCAGTACACCTGGGGTTGTGCCCATGCTGCCATGGGGACAGGCATGACCCCTCCCTGTGGCTGTGTCCCCCATGCCCATGGTACCTGCTggcatccctgtgccagcacagatGGACAGGTGTCACTTGTGTTCCCTAACCCACAGGGTGTGCCACCAGAGTTGGGACCTCTGTGTCACCTTAGCAACTCTGTTCCCCATGTCCTCCTGTATTCCCCTATGTCCCCTTGTGACTGTGACCCCCATGTGCCCGCCTTCCCCATCTCTATCAGCTATGTCCCTCATGTTCCCATATTGCCTGTATCCTTCATGTCCCCATATGTCCCCCATCTTCCTGTGTTCCCATATCAGCTGTGTACCCAGTGTCCCTCTGTAGCCCCATATCAGTTGTGTTCCTCTGTGTCCCCCACGTCCCTCATGTTCCAATATCCCCTCTATCCCCTGTGTCCCCCATATTCCCATGTCTCCTGtattccccttgtcctgtgtCCCTGTATCAGCTCTGTACccagtgtccctgtgcccccGATGTTCTTGTGTCCCTCGTGTTCCTATATCCCCTGTACCCGCTATGTCCCTCGTGTCCCCCATGTCCAGCCCACGCAGCTGCGTGTGTCCCTGTCCTGTACCCAGTGCACTGGGGCTGGCCCAGCTCTGGGAGGACGTGCCCTGCGGGGCACACGGGTGGGACACAGTCCCCCAGGGGTGGAGGCAGCTCCGGGGTGCGACCCCCCCCGCCATGTCCCGGTCCTTCCCCAGAGCCGGGGGAGCGGGAAGCAGGGCTGTTCCCGGGGGCGAGATGCCCCGAGACGGTCCCA carries:
- the TMEM167B gene encoding protein kish-B, encoding MTNVYSLDGLLVFGLLLVCTCAYLRKVPRLRTWLLSERRGVWGVCHKAAVIGTRLHVAVSVSCLLMAFYVLVGK